A single region of the Salicibibacter cibi genome encodes:
- a CDS encoding SE1832 family protein: MTVKELEDELKLLKSDYVRIQGDVEKMESIGGNVRPVVRQLRQLEEEISRVRQQLKESKQ; encoded by the coding sequence ATGACAGTGAAAGAATTGGAAGATGAATTAAAGCTATTAAAATCGGATTATGTTCGTATTCAAGGTGACGTGGAAAAAATGGAATCCATTGGCGGGAATGTACGCCCAGTGGTGCGTCAGCTCCGTCAATTGGAGGAAGAGATCAGTCGTGTTCGTCAACAGTTAAAAGAATCGAAACAATAA
- a CDS encoding NCS2 family permease: protein MLQKLFQLREHDTTIKQELVAGITIFFAAAHIIIVNPTILADSGIPFQYAMIATVLVTVIGSLLMGLYANVPLALAPGMGINAFFVYTLVQGYDLSWQMGLAVVIVSGVLLMVATFTPLAARLSDAVPASLKYSISAGIGLLLVMIGLQMGEVIVADAETLISLAPIDSPSLAFTIFGLLLILILYVKKVRGAFVIGLLLTTAVIYITGFGGEPESEPPDLGGYLGIFSAADFGGLLHAPFWMAVFSLTLLVLFDTLGLVHGLVPYNKDVSKVYKTSAINAGVSGLFGTSPTVLVVESAAGVAEGGKTGLTAVTAGFLFLTSFAVMPFISAIPEAAIAPILMIVGMSMAEKLRDIPGDFTEWFPAGLTAILIPLTYSIIDGLAAGFILYPLLKWATGRRSEVHPYQYVIALLFICNYVLLVI from the coding sequence ATGCTGCAAAAGCTATTTCAACTACGGGAACATGATACAACGATCAAACAAGAATTGGTCGCCGGCATAACGATCTTTTTTGCAGCGGCGCACATCATTATCGTCAATCCAACGATTTTAGCTGACAGCGGCATTCCTTTTCAATATGCCATGATCGCGACGGTCCTTGTCACTGTCATTGGCAGTTTGCTAATGGGATTATATGCGAATGTGCCTCTAGCGCTCGCGCCGGGGATGGGGATTAACGCTTTTTTTGTGTATACGCTCGTCCAAGGATATGACTTAAGCTGGCAAATGGGGCTTGCCGTTGTCATTGTGTCAGGTGTGCTCCTCATGGTTGCCACGTTTACGCCGCTCGCAGCCAGGCTGTCCGATGCTGTGCCGGCATCGTTAAAATACAGCATCAGCGCGGGGATTGGCTTGTTGCTTGTAATGATTGGTTTACAAATGGGCGAAGTAATTGTAGCGGACGCTGAAACGTTAATCAGCCTCGCTCCGATTGATTCTCCATCACTCGCATTTACGATTTTTGGCTTATTGCTTATCTTAATTCTTTATGTAAAAAAAGTAAGAGGCGCGTTTGTGATCGGTCTTTTGTTAACAACAGCGGTCATTTATATAACCGGATTCGGCGGAGAACCGGAGAGTGAGCCACCGGATTTGGGCGGATACCTTGGGATTTTTAGCGCAGCTGATTTTGGCGGGCTATTGCACGCCCCATTTTGGATGGCTGTTTTTTCATTAACGCTGCTGGTTCTTTTTGACACGTTAGGGCTTGTGCACGGACTCGTCCCATACAATAAAGACGTCAGTAAGGTGTATAAAACAAGCGCGATCAACGCTGGGGTCAGCGGTTTGTTTGGCACTTCGCCAACGGTGCTAGTCGTCGAGAGCGCGGCCGGAGTCGCCGAAGGGGGAAAAACAGGATTGACCGCTGTGACCGCCGGTTTTCTTTTCTTGACAAGCTTCGCGGTAATGCCGTTTATTTCTGCTATTCCGGAGGCGGCGATCGCGCCGATTTTAATGATCGTCGGTATGTCGATGGCGGAAAAATTGCGCGATATCCCGGGGGATTTTACAGAATGGTTTCCCGCTGGGTTAACGGCGATTCTCATTCCGCTCACCTACTCGATTATCGATGGATTGGCCGCCGGTTTTATTCTCTATCCGCTTTTAAAATGGGCGACGGGCCGTCGAAGTGAAGTGCACCCTTATCAATATGTGATCGCGTTGTTGTTTATTTGTAATTATGTTCTATTGGTTATATAG
- a CDS encoding Cof-type HAD-IIB family hydrolase translates to MKLVAIDMDGTLLHTEKEISDRTVSAVQHLQRQGHAFIIATGRTLQDAKNIVTTAGIPADGYICANGAMIADHKSHILTEKHLGLHVATDIASWLHERHFYFHLATSAGLYTADDTYQFFLDDLNAYAHEKNDGGKMAAIIRDQADRQLNNMGVKMLPAPEDIPSYDFTAYKFLVLSLFPQKLQTIRAAWKSNPSIALTSSGRDNIELMPFDAEKGSGLTFMAKKLGIAPENTIAIGDNYNDLSMFETAGLSIAMGNAETDVKQYADMETADNDEDGVAKAIETYILGTPQ, encoded by the coding sequence GTGAAGTTAGTAGCGATCGACATGGACGGAACATTATTACATACAGAGAAAGAGATCAGTGATCGCACGGTTTCCGCGGTTCAGCATTTACAACGTCAGGGACACGCCTTCATCATAGCAACCGGCCGCACCTTGCAAGACGCAAAAAACATTGTCACAACCGCCGGCATCCCGGCCGACGGTTATATTTGCGCAAACGGTGCAATGATCGCCGACCACAAAAGCCATATTTTGACGGAAAAACACCTTGGCCTTCACGTTGCCACCGATATTGCATCCTGGCTGCACGAACGGCATTTTTATTTTCATCTGGCTACGTCCGCAGGGCTTTATACGGCGGACGACACCTACCAGTTCTTTTTGGATGATCTTAACGCGTATGCCCACGAAAAAAACGACGGCGGGAAAATGGCAGCCATCATACGGGATCAGGCCGATCGCCAGCTCAATAATATGGGGGTTAAGATGCTTCCGGCCCCCGAAGATATCCCAAGTTATGATTTTACCGCTTATAAATTTCTCGTTTTATCCCTATTCCCTCAAAAATTACAAACCATTCGCGCCGCTTGGAAATCAAATCCGAGCATTGCACTGACATCTTCGGGCAGGGACAACATTGAACTCATGCCTTTTGATGCCGAGAAAGGCAGCGGATTGACGTTTATGGCAAAGAAGCTGGGCATCGCTCCCGAAAACACGATCGCGATCGGCGATAATTATAATGATTTATCCATGTTTGAAACAGCCGGTCTCAGCATCGCAATGGGCAACGCAGAAACAGACGTAAAACAATACGCCGATATGGAAACTGCCGACAATGATGAAGATGGCGTGGCAAAAGCAATTGAAACATACATTTTGGGTACCCCGCAATAA
- a CDS encoding TVP38/TMEM64 family protein, with protein sequence MDKGKVKGIFVGIAVIVIVYLASQVGDAWSPARLRDYIEGFGIFAPLLFLLLSGLRPVFFAPASVVGFVGGLLFGLWGGVVLTIIGSLFAAALGYFMAQYLGGRWIEKKMQGGRLLEFRNQLLRYGFYYVLFLRLIPMLSFDLISYVCGFAQTPFLKYITATAIGILPGAMAFTLMGSSVAAGDTEVLLLIFGIALVLLIAGLLYYYVVKRRACNI encoded by the coding sequence ATGGACAAGGGAAAGGTAAAAGGGATCTTCGTCGGCATTGCTGTGATCGTGATCGTTTATTTGGCCTCGCAAGTCGGCGATGCCTGGAGTCCGGCACGTCTTCGTGATTATATAGAAGGATTTGGGATTTTTGCGCCACTGTTATTTCTTCTTCTCAGCGGATTGCGCCCCGTCTTTTTTGCTCCGGCTTCCGTTGTTGGTTTTGTCGGCGGGCTGCTTTTTGGCCTGTGGGGCGGAGTGGTACTCACCATCATCGGTTCGCTCTTTGCTGCTGCTTTGGGCTATTTTATGGCGCAGTATCTCGGGGGCCGTTGGATCGAAAAAAAGATGCAGGGCGGGAGGTTGCTCGAATTTAGAAACCAGCTGTTGCGCTATGGGTTTTACTATGTGTTATTTTTACGACTCATCCCGATGCTCAGCTTTGATCTGATCAGTTATGTTTGCGGATTCGCGCAGACACCTTTTCTTAAATATATTACAGCGACAGCAATCGGCATTTTGCCAGGGGCCATGGCTTTTACCTTAATGGGGAGTAGTGTTGCCGCCGGGGATACGGAAGTATTGCTGCTCATTTTTGGGATTGCGTTGGTTTTGCTTATTGCCGGTTTGCTCTATTATTATGTTGTCAAACGACGTGCCTGCAATATATAA
- a CDS encoding CAP domain-containing protein, producing MKKYLLALSAFLLVPAGAMAEEEDVRYIEGDDHRSIAVFGYAGSFNVSGEDWDTVEDKFEVISEELDLQSPEDVDEEQEDQDKPADETDEENEKEEGQPEEEPSEEEQPEQEQSEENNEEEGNDDEQEHGDGQVDEQDNEQNNDQNFETESEFEQEVVRLTNEEREDQGLQPLEAHSDLSDVARVKSEDMRDSDYFSHDSPNYGSPFDMMDEFGIDYMGAGENIAAGQQSPEQVVEGWMNSDGHRDNILNEDFTHIGIGHVAGGSYGDYWTQMFITE from the coding sequence ATGAAAAAATATTTATTAGCATTATCAGCTTTTTTACTCGTTCCGGCGGGAGCGATGGCAGAGGAAGAGGATGTCAGATACATAGAGGGAGATGATCATAGATCGATAGCCGTTTTCGGTTATGCCGGAAGCTTTAACGTCTCCGGCGAAGATTGGGATACGGTAGAAGATAAGTTCGAAGTCATTAGTGAGGAGCTCGATCTTCAATCCCCGGAAGACGTAGATGAAGAGCAAGAAGACCAAGACAAACCTGCAGATGAAACTGATGAAGAGAATGAGAAAGAAGAGGGCCAACCGGAAGAAGAACCGTCTGAAGAAGAACAACCGGAGCAAGAGCAGTCGGAAGAAAACAATGAAGAAGAAGGAAATGACGACGAGCAAGAACATGGCGACGGTCAAGTTGATGAACAAGACAATGAGCAAAATAATGATCAAAACTTCGAAACGGAAAGTGAATTTGAGCAAGAAGTTGTTCGCTTGACGAATGAAGAAAGAGAAGATCAAGGTCTTCAGCCGTTGGAAGCGCACAGCGATCTTTCCGATGTAGCCCGTGTAAAATCTGAAGATATGCGCGACAGCGATTATTTTTCCCACGACAGCCCGAATTACGGATCGCCATTTGATATGATGGATGAGTTCGGCATTGATTATATGGGTGCAGGTGAAAATATTGCCGCCGGCCAGCAATCCCCTGAACAGGTCGTTGAAGGTTGGATGAATTCGGATGGGCACCGCGACAATATTCTTAATGAAGACTTTACACACATCGGTATCGGCCATGTTGCAGGTGGCAGCTACGGCGATTATTGGACGCAAATGTTCATAACCGAATAG
- the trhA gene encoding PAQR family membrane homeostasis protein TrhA has product MLDHSKIFTKKEEIANAVTHGIGSLLSIAALVLLIAYATHIGTPLHIVSVSIFGATMLLLYVCSTLVHSFPKGKAKNLFEILDHSSIYLFIAGTYTPFLFHVLEGAISWTLFFVIWGLAITGIVFKVFFVRRFRVLSTLVYIGMGWMIVIAWGPLAAVVPTGGLVLLAIGGVFYTTGAFFYLWGRFPYHHAIWHVFVIAGSAAHFFAILFYVIPL; this is encoded by the coding sequence TTGCTTGATCATTCCAAAATTTTTACCAAAAAAGAAGAGATAGCAAACGCCGTCACCCATGGGATCGGAAGCCTTCTAAGCATCGCGGCACTTGTGCTGTTAATTGCATACGCAACACACATCGGCACCCCTTTACACATCGTCAGTGTTTCCATTTTCGGTGCCACAATGTTATTGCTCTATGTATGCTCTACGTTGGTACATAGTTTTCCGAAAGGGAAAGCCAAAAACCTATTTGAAATACTCGACCATTCTTCGATCTACTTGTTTATTGCCGGAACGTATACTCCTTTCCTTTTTCATGTACTGGAAGGAGCTATAAGTTGGACATTGTTTTTCGTCATATGGGGGCTGGCAATCACAGGGATTGTATTTAAAGTCTTTTTTGTTAGGCGCTTCCGGGTGTTGTCTACGCTCGTTTATATTGGAATGGGCTGGATGATCGTTATTGCGTGGGGACCCCTTGCCGCTGTAGTTCCAACGGGAGGATTAGTGTTACTCGCCATCGGTGGTGTGTTCTACACGACAGGCGCATTTTTTTATCTATGGGGCCGCTTTCCTTATCATCACGCCATTTGGCACGTATTTGTCATTGCCGGTTCCGCTGCCCACTTTTTCGCGATCCTTTTTTATGTTATTCCCCTTTAA
- a CDS encoding cell wall hydrolase, with product MKRLKLAALPLAAFFAFTSVSEANADTHEVNEGESLWSIGLDHGVATEDIKETNGKSEDAVSPGEQLDIPESVSAEEEALLARIIQAEANGEPYDGKVGVGTVVLNRVAADNFPDSIHEVVYEVESGSYQFSPVLDGTIDQPADEESKRAAREAIVFDGQGQGSTYFYNPAEASNHWNATRDETISIGDHVFAR from the coding sequence ATGAAACGATTAAAATTGGCGGCTTTGCCGCTCGCCGCATTTTTTGCTTTTACAAGCGTATCGGAGGCCAATGCCGATACGCACGAAGTCAACGAGGGAGAATCGCTTTGGTCGATCGGATTAGACCATGGCGTTGCTACCGAGGACATTAAAGAAACAAACGGAAAATCCGAAGATGCCGTCTCTCCGGGAGAACAACTGGACATTCCAGAATCCGTTTCAGCCGAAGAAGAAGCGCTTCTCGCCCGTATCATTCAGGCTGAGGCAAATGGGGAGCCTTATGATGGAAAAGTAGGCGTTGGAACCGTTGTGCTTAACCGCGTGGCTGCGGATAACTTTCCGGATTCCATCCATGAGGTTGTCTATGAAGTTGAAAGCGGGAGTTACCAGTTTAGCCCTGTCCTTGACGGAACGATCGATCAGCCGGCTGACGAAGAATCGAAACGAGCCGCTCGCGAAGCGATCGTCTTTGACGGGCAAGGACAAGGGTCCACTTACTTCTACAATCCTGCAGAAGCATCAAACCATTGGAATGCCACAAGAGATGAGACAATTTCAATCGGGGATCACGTCTTTGCACGTTAA
- a CDS encoding GerMN domain-containing protein, giving the protein MKRPIIFVVTAAMAMTVGACNNADDDSASDNDQELPAETDEETDDSENETEEEGTAEDDIEEENEDGTATEEVDFLFYDEEALNMYRETRTVTAASTEELPASAVEEWLSGPENDELTSLTDEGVDVQYVDDQDSIAHISFSPEITDANFGSSAETAFLDQVAHIMAQFGYDSTQFLLDGEIQESLFGHIDTSEPYTPDDSLDTYDEINE; this is encoded by the coding sequence ATGAAACGACCAATCATCTTTGTTGTTACCGCTGCTATGGCGATGACAGTCGGCGCATGCAACAATGCAGATGACGATTCAGCAAGCGACAATGATCAGGAACTGCCTGCTGAAACGGATGAGGAAACAGATGATTCGGAAAATGAAACAGAAGAAGAAGGAACCGCAGAAGATGACATAGAAGAGGAAAATGAAGACGGCACAGCCACGGAAGAAGTCGATTTTCTTTTCTATGATGAAGAAGCGTTGAACATGTATCGGGAAACTCGAACAGTGACTGCTGCATCCACGGAAGAATTGCCCGCTTCCGCAGTGGAAGAATGGTTGAGCGGGCCGGAAAATGACGAATTGACATCCCTCACCGATGAGGGCGTGGACGTTCAATACGTAGATGATCAAGATAGCATTGCACACATATCATTCTCTCCGGAAATCACCGATGCCAATTTCGGTTCTTCTGCGGAAACAGCCTTCTTAGACCAAGTAGCGCACATTATGGCTCAGTTTGGATATGACTCAACCCAATTTCTTCTCGACGGAGAAATACAGGAATCACTATTCGGACACATTGATACTTCGGAGCCTTACACTCCGGATGATAGTTTGGATACTTATGATGAAATAAATGAATAA
- a CDS encoding RNA polymerase sigma factor SigX, which produces MADRTFDRLYEEYHQSIYQFIYYMIRDRNVAEELVQDVYIKVLGSYENFDGKSNEKTWLFSIAKHLAIDYIRKENRQKRKWFGTIVSNEKIDTHDPDPLPEEIAVKKAEVQVVYEALGTCSLAHRQVLILRFIQSLSVKETAESLGWSESKVKTTQHRAIQQLRKTLNTDEREEGNLETQSSRRRNRT; this is translated from the coding sequence GTGGCTGATCGTACGTTTGACCGTCTTTATGAAGAATATCACCAATCCATATATCAATTTATTTATTACATGATACGGGATCGAAATGTAGCCGAAGAACTTGTGCAAGACGTCTATATAAAAGTTTTGGGATCGTACGAAAATTTTGATGGAAAGAGTAATGAAAAAACATGGTTATTTTCAATAGCGAAACATTTGGCGATTGATTATATTCGAAAAGAAAACCGACAAAAAAGAAAATGGTTTGGGACAATCGTGTCGAACGAAAAAATTGACACCCACGATCCTGATCCTTTGCCTGAAGAAATTGCGGTGAAGAAGGCTGAAGTTCAGGTCGTTTATGAAGCCCTTGGCACTTGTTCACTCGCTCATCGTCAAGTGCTGATTCTTCGTTTTATCCAGTCATTATCCGTTAAGGAGACAGCCGAATCGTTAGGGTGGTCCGAGAGCAAGGTTAAAACAACCCAACACAGGGCCATTCAACAGCTTAGAAAGACTTTGAACACAGATGAAAGGGAGGAGGGAAACCTTGAGACGCAATCATCGCGAAGACGAAATCGAACGTAA
- a CDS encoding S8 family peptidase has protein sequence MFHLSTVKIARAYGPLIDTHLRHALIGAIRPLRFTPCFLQNMTDHWIRSTKAFPVLVKFKRGSDCYQNGSAVFQYIAKKHVRCKVKQSFPRFSCQSGILTAQALEKLCNNCDDIEKIYLNRSVSALLNTATKTTRSALLQESDLTGEGSTIAILDTGVHPSQDFTEPENRIVAFKDFINDRTEPYDDNGHGTHCAGDAAGNGYLSDGKYVAPAPNANIAGVKVLNRSGAGPLSNIIAGIDWCLENKEEYNIDILSLSLGSPASEPADDDPVVEAVNEAWNEGMVVVAAAGNEGSSSGTISSPGISPQIITVGALDDQNTPERADDTVAGFSSRGPTIDGETKPDILAPGVDVVAVRSPRSFLDKVTKSSRVDNHYTAMSGTSMATPIVAGICAQLLELNSDWEPDDIKTRLLEGAEDMGLDENTQGAGSVNAMESASDFV, from the coding sequence ATGTTTCATTTGTCTACCGTAAAGATTGCCCGTGCATATGGACCTTTGATAGATACTCATCTTAGGCATGCATTGATCGGGGCAATCAGACCGTTACGATTCACCCCGTGTTTTCTGCAAAATATGACAGATCACTGGATTCGCAGCACAAAAGCTTTTCCCGTCCTCGTTAAATTCAAGCGTGGTTCAGACTGTTATCAAAACGGGAGCGCCGTATTCCAATATATTGCGAAGAAGCATGTTCGTTGCAAAGTGAAGCAATCGTTTCCGCGTTTTTCATGCCAAAGCGGCATATTAACAGCTCAAGCACTCGAAAAACTATGTAATAATTGCGATGATATCGAAAAAATCTATTTAAATCGTTCTGTAAGCGCATTGCTCAATACCGCTACAAAGACAACACGTTCCGCCCTTTTGCAAGAAAGCGATCTCACCGGTGAAGGGTCAACAATCGCCATCCTTGACACCGGCGTGCATCCGAGTCAAGATTTCACCGAACCGGAAAATCGAATTGTAGCTTTTAAAGATTTCATCAACGATCGTACCGAACCATACGATGATAACGGCCACGGCACACATTGCGCAGGGGACGCGGCCGGGAATGGGTATCTATCCGACGGGAAATACGTAGCCCCGGCGCCGAATGCGAATATTGCGGGTGTTAAAGTGCTTAACAGATCAGGAGCCGGTCCATTATCAAACATCATTGCCGGTATTGATTGGTGCCTGGAAAATAAAGAAGAATACAATATTGATATTCTATCTCTTTCCTTGGGAAGCCCGGCCTCTGAACCTGCCGATGATGATCCGGTTGTGGAGGCAGTGAACGAAGCCTGGAACGAAGGGATGGTCGTTGTTGCTGCCGCCGGGAATGAAGGGTCGAGTTCCGGCACTATTTCTTCTCCTGGCATTAGTCCACAGATTATTACCGTAGGTGCCCTCGACGATCAAAACACTCCGGAGCGCGCCGATGATACGGTTGCCGGTTTTTCCAGCCGCGGACCAACGATCGATGGAGAAACGAAACCGGACATCCTTGCGCCGGGCGTCGATGTTGTTGCCGTTCGATCTCCGCGTTCATTTCTCGATAAAGTAACAAAATCCAGCAGGGTCGATAATCATTACACTGCCATGTCCGGTACATCGATGGCCACACCGATCGTTGCCGGCATTTGTGCTCAACTGTTGGAATTAAACAGTGACTGGGAACCGGACGACATCAAAACAAGATTGCTCGAAGGAGCAGAAGATATGGGGCTTGACGAAAACACACAAGGCGCAGGCTCCGTAAATGCAATGGAAAGCGCATCGGATTTTGTATAG